From the genome of Thermodesulfobacteriota bacterium:
GCGGAGAAGGCCGCATCCGGATCCTGGGGGTGGGTATGGGCCGGGCCCGCCCAGGCATGGAGGTCCAGATCCACCCCGTCGCCCTCCCACACCAGCACCGTCAGGCGCACCGGGGGCTCGCCCCGCACCGTGGGCACCGCCACCGCGGGCCCCACCGCCACGCGCCCCCGGGCATCCAGCGCCTGGAGGTAGGCCCGGTTCTCCCCGGGCAGGAGCGCCACCCTCACATCCGCCGCGCCGCCGGCCCGGAGCGCCACCGGGTACGGCACCCCTCCCGCCCACACGTGCACCCCGGAAAAACCCTGGGGAACCGTCGGCCGCAGCCGCGCCCACCAATCCTCCACCTCCGCCACGGCGAGGCCCAGGCCTGCCTCCTCCCGGGCGGGCGCGGGCCGCACCGTCACCACGGCCGACCCCGTGCCCGCGTACTGGGCCCCCACGGCCGCTTCCTCGGCCCTTCCCGGCAGGGGCACGAAGACCTGGCGGGAGCCGGGCCCGGGACCCCAGATCTGCTCGCCCTCCCCTGCGGCGAGGGACCACAGGGAGGCTTGGCCCCCCTCGCGCCAGAGGGACCACAGCCAGGCCCCCCTGGGCAGCTGCGGCGCCGGATCGAGCACGAGCACCGGCGAGGGGCTCCGGGCCACAGCCGGCGGCGGCGCCCAGGCAAACGCCGTCACCCCCGGGGGGCCGGAGGCATCCTCCCCTGCCGAGGCGCACGCGAAGCGCCAGGTTTCCCGCGAAGTGCCGGCTGCCAGGAGCGCGGCTGCCCTCACCGCATACTGGAGCCCCAGGGAATCGTTGAGCGCCCCGGGGCCCACCGGGTCGGTCCGCCCGACCAGGAGCACGCCCCCCTCCCGCTCCAGGGCGGCGCCGAGGCCCGCTTCAAATCCCTCGGGCCACCGCGCCGCGCGCACGTCGCCCCAGGGCGCGAACCCCAGGGGCCGCTCCAGGGCGGGCGGCGGGGGCAGAGGAATCACCACCGGCCCCCGGCGAAACTCCTCGGCCCCGGCGGACGCGCTCCCGAACAGCGCCGCAGCACAGGCAGCAATCCGGCCGACACTCCTCCAGCGATCCAACCCGTACCTCCGGCCCGAGCGGGGGCGCCCACCGAGGCAAAATGGTACCGTCTCCCCACCCCCGGGGGCAACCGGGGCAGGAAGACGCGGGACCTCTCGGCAACGGCGCGGGGTGGCTTTGCAGGGGGTCTGCGCCGACCCGGGAGAAACGATCCGGTTCCAGTTGGTGTCGGGCCAGGCGGTGCTCGGGCTGGGGGGCCGGGTGGTGCACAGTCGGCCCACGCGGTGGGGCAGCGTGGCGGGGATCCGGCGCGAGGGCGCGGACCCCGAGCTGGAGGAACTCCTCGGACGCCACTACGCCTCGGACGCAGCGGGCTTGGGAAGCGTCACGTAGAACCGGCTGCCGCTTCCCGGCTCGCCCTCGGCCCACACGCGCCCCCCGTGTCCCCGGACGATCCGCTCCACGATGGCGAGCCCGACTCCCGCACCACCCCCCTCGCCCCGGTGGAAGAGCGTAAAGACCTTCCGGGCCTCTCCGGGCTCCAGGCCCACACCGTTGTCCTCCACGCAAAACACGAAGTATCCCTGCTCCTCACCCCGGCACCCCAACCGCACCCGAGGGGTCTCGCCGGGCCTCGCGTACCGCAGGCCGTTCTCCAGCAGGTTGCGAAAGACCCGCGCGAGCTCCACCGCTCTGCCCCCCACGGCCTCCGGCAGGCCGTCGTATTCCAGGCGGCCTCCGGTGCGGGTCAGGGTCCCTTCGAGCTCCCGCTCCACCACCGCCAGGAGGGGGCCCAGGGGAACCTCTTCGAGGGGAGCCTGGGCGTGTCCCAGCGCGCTGTACTCCAGCAACCCCTCCACCAGGTCCTTGATGCTGCGCCCGGCCCGGGAAATGACTCCCAACATCTCCCCCGTCTGGGTGGCGCCGAGGGTTTGCTGCCGCTCGAGCAGGAGCTCCGAGAAGCCCACCACGTTGGTGAGGGGGCCCCGGATGTCGTGGGCCAGGGTCTGGAGCAGGGCATCGAGGCGCTCGTGGGCCGCGCGCACCTGGAGCTCCCGCTCGGCGCGCTCGGTGGCGTTGTGTACCTGGACGAGCAGGGCCGGCTCTCCCCGGTAGAGAATCCGCTGCAAACCCAGGTCCAGGTGGAGCGTGTCTCCCGCGGCGTTTCGGGCCTCTACCTCCAGGCGGGGAAGCAGCCGCGAGCGCCGGCGCAGGCTCTCCACCGCCCGCTCGAATGCGGTGCGCGATGCGGGCGCGAGCAGGCCGGCAAGCGGCGTCTGAGACGGCTCCGCCAGGCCGAAGATCTCCCCGAAGGAGCCGTTGGCGTACACCACGCGGCCTCCCTGGAGTACGGCGATCCCGTCCAGGGAGCCCTCCAGGAGTCCTTCGTACTGGTCCTTGAGGACGTGGGGCGCGTCGGGCCCCGCCCAGGGGCGCACCCACAAAGCGAGCAGCCGACCCACGTCCATCGCCAGCGCCTGCGCGGTGGGACCAAAGCTTCCCTTCTCCCGGCTCGCGAAGATGAGCAGCCCCCGCCGCCCCTCCAGCTCCAGGGGGACCCCCAGCTCCTCCGCCTTGCCCTCGCCCCGGAACAGCCGCGCGAGCACCGGGTCGGCGTGGTCGCCCAGGGGCTCGGCCCGCACCACCACGACCCCGTCTCGGGCGACCTTCTCCAAGGGGTGCCCCCTCAGGGAAAAATCATACCCGTCCAGCTCCTCCTCGGGCTGTTGCGCCCACGAGGCAGCCACGTAGCAATGCCCCAACCGGCGCCCGGGCAGCGCAAGGGACGCGCGGTAGAACGGGAAGGTATCGAGGCAGGCCCACGCGGCCGCCTCGACCCCCGAGTGGAGATCGTCGGCCGAAGCCAGGCGGCTGGCCAGTTCGCGCAGGGGCCGGGACAGGCCGGAACAGGAGTCGTCCAAGAAACCCTCTCGGGCACGCAGCAGTGGTATCCCCGGACTGATCGGCCGGGGACCGGAAGACTTGACCACGGCAAGGGGTTCGGCCCGGGGGCCCGCAGCTATCCCGACGGGAGCTCGATGTCGAGCTCCTTGAGTTTCTTGTACAGGCTCGACTTGTCCAGGCCGATCCGCTCGGCCGTGTGGGGCACGTTCCAGCCGGTCTCCTCCAGGTGCCCCAGGATGTACCGGCGCTCGAAGGTGCGCCGGGCCTCCCGCAGGCCGAGCCCCTCCTCGGCCGGCCCCGCAGCCGCGGCGCCGCCGCTCGCGGCCCGGACTGCCGGGGGGACATCCCTGGCGGAGATCCGGTCCCCCCGGCACAGGATCACCATGCGCTCGGTGAGGTTCTTGAGCTCCCGCACGTTGCCCGGCCAGGGATACTGCTCCAGGAGGTCCAGGGCCGCAGGCTCGATCTCCACCGGGTCGCGTCCTTCCTCGGCGCAAAATTGCCCGATGAAGTGGGACACGAGGGCCGGGATGTCGTCGCGCCGCTCCCGCAAGGGAGGCACGTGGAACGGGATGACGTTGAGCCGAAAGTAGAGGTCCTCCCGGAACCGGCCCTGCCGAATCTCCTCCTCCAGGTCCTTGTTGGTGGCGGCGATCACCCGCACGTCCACCTCGTGGGTTCGCCCCCCGCCCACGCGCTCGAACCGCATCTCCTGGAGCACCCGCAGGATCTTGGCCTGGGTCTTGAGGCTCATGTCCCCGATTTCGTCGAGGAAGAGGGTGCCGCCGTCCGCCAGGTCGAACTTCCCCCGCCGGCGCGCGGCGGCCCCGGTGAAGGCGCCCTTCTCGTGGCCAAAGAGCTCGCTCTCGATGAGGTCCTCGGGGATGGCGGCACAGTTGACTTCCACGAAGGGCCCGTCCCGGCGGCGGCTCCCGGCGTGGACCGCGCGGGCCACGAGCTCCTTGCCGGTTCCGTTTTCTCCCGTGATGAGCACCGAGGCTCGGGTGGCTGCCACGATCCGGATCTGCTCGCGCAGCTCCTCCAGGGCGGGGCTCGACCCCACCATGACGTGGGTGCGCACGGACTGGGCACGCAGGTAGCGGTTCTCCTGGGCCAGACGGCTGGTGCGCAGGGCGTTTCCGATCCCCAGGAGGACCTTGTCGAGGTTCAGGGGCTTCTCGAAGAAGTCGTAGGCGCCCAGCTTGGCGCACCGCACCGCGGTCTCGATGGTGCCGTGACCCGACATCATGATGACCGGCAGCTCCGGGTGCGTGTGCTTGAGCGCCTGGAGGGTGTCCACCCCATCCTTGCCGGGCAGCCAAACGTCGAGGAGCACCAGGTCCGGGTCCTCCGCCTCCACCGCGGAAAGCCCCTCCTCGCCGGAGGCGGCCGTGGCCACCTCGTACCCCTCGTCCCCCAGGATCCCCCTGAGGCTCTCGCGGATGCTCGACTCGTCGTCCACCACCAGGATGCGCCGGCTCATGGGTTGACTCCCGGAAGGGGAAGCTCGAGCACGAACCGCGTGCCCTGCGGGTGGTTGTCCACGGCCCGCACGTACCCGCGGTGGTCGGCCACGATGCTCTTGACGATGGCGAGCCCCAGTCCCGTGCCACCCTTCTTGGTGGAGAAATAGGGCTCGAAGAGCCGCTCCCGCGCCTGGGGATCGAGGCCCGGACCGTTGTCGGCCACCACCACCTGGACCACCTGGCGCGCGGGCTCGAAGCCGGTCAGCACCTCGATGCGCCCGTGCTCGGTCCCCTCCAGGGCAGCCACGGCGTTGTCGAGCAGGTTCACCAGCGCCCGCTTGAGCTGTTCCGGGTCGGCCTCGAGGATCGGCAGCTGGGGCGCCAGGCGCACGTCGAATTGAATCTGCCCGTGGGCAGGGCGATAGAGCCCCGCCACCTCCTCCACCAGGCGGTTCACGTCGGCGGGAACCGGCCGGGACTCGGGCATCTTGGCAAACCGGCTGAACTCGTCCACGAGCTTCTTGAGGCCATCCACCTGGGCCACGATGGTGCGGGTGGCCTGGTCCAGCACCTCCCCGTCGGCGGACTCCAGGAGCTCCGCGTAGCGCCGGCGCAGCCGTTGGGCCGAGAGCTGGATGGGGGTGAGCGGGTTCTTGATCTCATGGGCGATGCGCCGCGCCACCTCCTGCCAGGCCTGGGCCCGCTGGGCCCGCACGAGCTCGGTAAGGTCGTCGAACACGGCTACCGTGCCCAGGAGCTCGCCCCCCTCGTCGCGCAGCCGGGTCAGGTGGATGAGGAGCGAGCGCCGTTGTCCGCCCAGCTCCGCCGACACCTGGCGCTGCATCGCGTCCTGGCGCGAAGAGCCGAGCTCGCGCAGGAGGCCGGTCACCACCGCCTCGACGGCGGGCTCCAGGGCCTCCCGGTAGGGGCGCCCCAGGACCTCCTCCCCCACGCCGAGCATCTCCCGGGCCGCCGCGTTCAGGGTGGTGACGACGCCGTTGCGGTCGGCGCTCAGCACGCCCGCCGCCACCCGGCCGAGCACGGTCTCCATGTACCGGCGCCGCCCCTCCAGCTCCTCGTTGGCACGGTGCAGGGTCGCCTGGGCGTCTTCGACCTGGGCCTTGCTCGCCCGCAGGTCCCGGGTCATCCGGTTGAAGGAGTCCACCAGGGTACCCACCTCGTCGCCGCTCGCCACGTCCAGCTGAAAGTCCAGGTCGCCCCCGGCCACCCGCTGGGTGGCCTCGGCCAGCGCCTGGATCGGCCCCGTAATCCCCCGCGCCAGGTAGAAGCCGAACCAGGTGGCCGCAAAGACGATCAGGAGGGCCACCAGGAGCAGGGGCAGGATGTAGCTGGCCTTGATCGGCGCCTTGAGGACTTCGAGCTGCCGGTACTCCTCGAACCCGGCGGTGATCTCCTCGAGCCGGTCCAGGGTGCGTCCCGGCATGTACCCATCCACCACCACCGCGCCCCATACGGTGCCGCCGGCCCCATCCCAGATCGGGGCCGCGCCCCGGAGGAAGTCGCCCGAAGAAAACCGGCCCAGGCCCGCCGCCTCCCGCCCTGCCAGGGCCTGGCGCACCTCCGGGGACTCGGCGCCGGCCAGATCCGGAAGGGGGAAGTGGGGGTTGGCCACCACGCTCAAGACCTCGCCGGAGGCCGAGATGACCGTGACGGCGCCCAACTGATCCTCCACCGCACGGGAGAGGAGCAGCGACTCCATGCCGGCCAGATCGCCCGGCAGCCCTTCCCGGGGAAGCGCCTCCGCCAGTTGGCGGGCGTAGTGGAGGACACGTTCCTCTTCCACCCCATAGTAGGCGCGGGCCACCTCCAGGGCCTGGCGCAGCGCCCCCTCCACCCGGCTGCTGAACCAGCTGTCGATGCTGCGGGCGAGGAAGCCGGCGCTGGTAAGGTACAGGAGCGCCGTGGGGATGACGGTCATGGCCAGGAAGGCCAGCACGAGCTTGGTCTTGAGCTTGGCCCCCAAGACCCCCCTGCGCCGCTCGAAGGCGAGCTTGGCCAGGTTGCGCAGGGTGAGGAAGAGCAGCAGCAGCAGGAGCAGGATGTTGAGGTTGACCAGCCCGAAGACCGCCAGGGCCTCGAGGAGCCGCCCTCCCTGCATCTGGCCGAAGAGCCGCCACTGGGTCAGCGTGAGCCCGACCCACAGGACGAAGAGCCCCGTGAGGAGCACGGGACCCCGGCGAAGCAACCTGCCGGCCTTCGCCACACCCTTCATGGCACGAGGTTGGGAGACGCGGGCAGGGGCACGTCGGTCCAGGGGGTCTCCACGTCCCAGTAGGAGACGAAGGCGAAGAGGTAGTGCAGGTGGAACGGCAGCCGGAACTTCTGGAGCTGGGCCTTGATCCGCAGGACCAGGGGGCCCCGGCTCCCCAGCACCTCCAGGGGCAGCACGCTCACCCCCTCCACCCGGGCCATCGTCTGGAGCGCGGCGTCGAGGGTGCCCACGTCCTCCCCCTCACCGCCCTCCTCGGAGACCACGCGAAACCGGTTCTTGAGGTTGTCCTTTTCCAGGACCCGCACGAGCTGCACCTCGGCCACGACCTCGTCGCGCAGCACGTCCCGGGGGCGCACCACCCGAACCCAGTACGTAAAGCGCACGGGCAGGCCGCTGTCGAGGGTCTCGAGCACGCGCCGGGTGCGGATTCCCTCCACCCGAAAGTCGACCAGGAGGTCCGACTGGTGGCCGCGCCGCAGGTTCACCCCCTCGATGGAGGCCTGGCGGGAGCGGCCCTCGCCGGGCGCAGCGAACAGTAGGAAGAAGAGGGCGAAGGCAAGGGCGAGGGTACGCCGCAGTCCCATGGGCCGTCCCGGTGGAGAGCGCGAGGCGGCTCGGGCCGCCCGGGGAAAGGCCGCATTCTAGAAGAGCGGTGCGGGGGCGCGCAAGCCCGGGACCTTTCGGGATCGGTCCGACGCTTGCGGCAGGAGGCCGCGTTCGTCGCGCCCCCTTCCCGGCTGCCGGGGGCGGGAGGTTTCAGGCGTGGGCGGGAACCAGGGGGCTCGGGGCCGCGGGCTGCCGCTCCTGGCGGGGGGAGCCGGCTGCGTGCTCCACCACGGACCACGCATCCGGCCGGGCCAAGAGCGCCTTCACCAAGGCGTCGTGGAGGGCGTGCCCTCCCTTGTGGACGATCAGGTGTCCATGAATCGGCATCCCCGCCAGGGCCAGGTCTCCCACGGCGTCGAGGATCTTGTGCCGTACCATCTCGTCGGGCATCCGAAGCCCCTCGGGATTGAGCACCTTGCCGTCGTCCAGGACCACCGCGTTCTCCAGGGATCCGCCCCGCGCCTTGCCGACGGACCGCAGGTACGTGACCTC
Proteins encoded in this window:
- a CDS encoding PAS domain-containing sensor histidine kinase, with product MDDSCSGLSRPLRELASRLASADDLHSGVEAAAWACLDTFPFYRASLALPGRRLGHCYVAASWAQQPEEELDGYDFSLRGHPLEKVARDGVVVVRAEPLGDHADPVLARLFRGEGKAEELGVPLELEGRRGLLIFASREKGSFGPTAQALAMDVGRLLALWVRPWAGPDAPHVLKDQYEGLLEGSLDGIAVLQGGRVVYANGSFGEIFGLAEPSQTPLAGLLAPASRTAFERAVESLRRRSRLLPRLEVEARNAAGDTLHLDLGLQRILYRGEPALLVQVHNATERAERELQVRAAHERLDALLQTLAHDIRGPLTNVVGFSELLLERQQTLGATQTGEMLGVISRAGRSIKDLVEGLLEYSALGHAQAPLEEVPLGPLLAVVERELEGTLTRTGGRLEYDGLPEAVGGRAVELARVFRNLLENGLRYARPGETPRVRLGCRGEEQGYFVFCVEDNGVGLEPGEARKVFTLFHRGEGGGAGVGLAIVERIVRGHGGRVWAEGEPGSGSRFYVTLPKPAASEA
- a CDS encoding sigma-54 dependent transcriptional regulator, with protein sequence MSRRILVVDDESSIRESLRGILGDEGYEVATAASGEEGLSAVEAEDPDLVLLDVWLPGKDGVDTLQALKHTHPELPVIMMSGHGTIETAVRCAKLGAYDFFEKPLNLDKVLLGIGNALRTSRLAQENRYLRAQSVRTHVMVGSSPALEELREQIRIVAATRASVLITGENGTGKELVARAVHAGSRRRDGPFVEVNCAAIPEDLIESELFGHEKGAFTGAAARRRGKFDLADGGTLFLDEIGDMSLKTQAKILRVLQEMRFERVGGGRTHEVDVRVIAATNKDLEEEIRQGRFREDLYFRLNVIPFHVPPLRERRDDIPALVSHFIGQFCAEEGRDPVEIEPAALDLLEQYPWPGNVRELKNLTERMVILCRGDRISARDVPPAVRAASGGAAAAGPAEEGLGLREARRTFERRYILGHLEETGWNVPHTAERIGLDKSSLYKKLKELDIELPSG
- a CDS encoding ATP-binding protein; amino-acid sequence: MKGVAKAGRLLRRGPVLLTGLFVLWVGLTLTQWRLFGQMQGGRLLEALAVFGLVNLNILLLLLLLFLTLRNLAKLAFERRRGVLGAKLKTKLVLAFLAMTVIPTALLYLTSAGFLARSIDSWFSSRVEGALRQALEVARAYYGVEEERVLHYARQLAEALPREGLPGDLAGMESLLLSRAVEDQLGAVTVISASGEVLSVVANPHFPLPDLAGAESPEVRQALAGREAAGLGRFSSGDFLRGAAPIWDGAGGTVWGAVVVDGYMPGRTLDRLEEITAGFEEYRQLEVLKAPIKASYILPLLLVALLIVFAATWFGFYLARGITGPIQALAEATQRVAGGDLDFQLDVASGDEVGTLVDSFNRMTRDLRASKAQVEDAQATLHRANEELEGRRRYMETVLGRVAAGVLSADRNGVVTTLNAAAREMLGVGEEVLGRPYREALEPAVEAVVTGLLRELGSSRQDAMQRQVSAELGGQRRSLLIHLTRLRDEGGELLGTVAVFDDLTELVRAQRAQAWQEVARRIAHEIKNPLTPIQLSAQRLRRRYAELLESADGEVLDQATRTIVAQVDGLKKLVDEFSRFAKMPESRPVPADVNRLVEEVAGLYRPAHGQIQFDVRLAPQLPILEADPEQLKRALVNLLDNAVAALEGTEHGRIEVLTGFEPARQVVQVVVADNGPGLDPQARERLFEPYFSTKKGGTGLGLAIVKSIVADHRGYVRAVDNHPQGTRFVLELPLPGVNP
- a CDS encoding DUF4390 domain-containing protein, which codes for MGLRRTLALAFALFFLLFAAPGEGRSRQASIEGVNLRRGHQSDLLVDFRVEGIRTRRVLETLDSGLPVRFTYWVRVVRPRDVLRDEVVAEVQLVRVLEKDNLKNRFRVVSEEGGEGEDVGTLDAALQTMARVEGVSVLPLEVLGSRGPLVLRIKAQLQKFRLPFHLHYLFAFVSYWDVETPWTDVPLPASPNLVP